One region of Takifugu flavidus isolate HTHZ2018 chromosome 14, ASM371156v2, whole genome shotgun sequence genomic DNA includes:
- the uimc1 gene encoding uncharacterized protein uimc1 isoform X3 yields MRNEGVKDAFDIPAGDRSEDEVLDTRDDSGKPPSSRLSPMTLREKCKQERQNNSRPNEMTEEEMIDLALNLSEQEANIVAIRRQKEEEEAMMKAIRESMRPQNQLCPFQSQSLLDETAAPSMICPRRKLWYSNGNSTSAVSQGASGDICTPKEQRRGTKRSTDESTMSRKRKRKEGSPLLEMPDLPPTQKIYSQTSPSSSDVPDLQLDSLEGSELTQIEECPLQKSPIFPSSYFKAEVHVPRLSQDLLQTCVSSGFVWCSQDSSPLKSLPAQLGSPTFPKSPERSSGRAFRKSPVFSDSHLGDGGDSTPENCRSPVFGRNSPPAASPSPCRLQVHNCNSKFDFSSQESVTSVVRSTSSRSQSPVFPKNPAEISATCRSPGSSSSTEGEAEHLRSRSPVFDRTERLPRTCLDMQKHSMKEAVLINPVGLNQPSLSGRTAEKLEEESRHAEQQLSSNMTLLWSDEDEDITQVGSPSPVFPDEMPVHRAEEQSTTLNHLPGTSAGPSPIIRGFSLSTEQGQNFTAAKETIGRQETASKAPECAGSSTVHYYWGVPFCPRGLDPDSYTRVILAQMEVYEKSLKQAQRGLPRKAEWGEAILPQPETSPQSTHQSSADSPQDDFSRRRVLRLRSKKPCEAGDTNAEGGEGGGNEGEAEYEPPEKRDEEDGGLMDTDDCRVCPETQLSDMHDDRTQDVIVVADAAAQLPSKSPDLLDVDMILQDDSTAADEQLKEADIDALLESSSEEDVLDRGKTEEDVEMDDLGDGALRRATSPEPDLPVTCQAREPGVNCPMCQRSYPMTEIEVHAAYCDGEETTQDRPEPDFHQASLKPRRKRARKEEEELAESCSTVREKCYICQAVVPLRDYGKHTELCIQQSKTENLLSALDKTESRDSEARPSGSKLQPGYVIDLLNDDDDDDVAEEADERAVRISNSPIRSFTPISEATDCLIDFRKQQRSRKLNRRRR; encoded by the exons ATGAGGAATGAAGGAGTCAAGGATGCCTTTGACATCCCTGCTGGAGACCGATCGGAGGATGAAGTGCTGGACACCAGAGATGACAGT GGCAAGCCGCCGTCATCGCGTCTGTCACCCATGACATTGAGAGAAAAATGCAAACAAGAGAGACAGAACAACTCCAGACCTAACG agatgactgaagaggagaTGATAGACTTGGCTCTTAATCTGAGTGAACAGGAAGCCAATATCGTAGCAATCAGACggcagaaagaagaagaggaggccaTGATGAAAGCCATCCGGGAGAGT ATGAGACCGCAGAATCAGCTGTGTCCATTTCAAAGTCAGAGCCTGCTGGATGAAACAGCCGCTCCCTCCATGATCTGCCCTCGAAGGAAACTCTGGTACTCAAATGGAAATTCAACATCAGCCGTCAGTCAGGGGGCATCAGGGGACATCTGCACACCAAAGGAGCAGAGACGAG GAACAAAACGCAGCACAGATGAAAGTACAATGAGTCGAAAGCGTAAAAGGAAAGAGGGAAGTCCTCTGCTGGAAATGCCAGATTTGCCTCCAACTCAGAAAATCTACTCGCAGACTTCACCAAGCAGTTCCGACGTCccggacctgcagctggactcACTGGAG GGCTCTGAATTGACCCAGATCGAGGAGTGTCCCCTCCAGAAATCCCCCATCTTCCCCTCATCTTACTTCAAAGCCGAGGTTCACGTCCCCCGCCTGAgccaggacctgctgcagactTGTGTGAGCTCAGGGTTTGTGTGGTGTTCTCAGGACAGTTCTCCTCTGAAGTCTTTACCTGCTCAGCTCGGCAGCCCCACATTTCCCAAAAGCCCTGAACGCAGCAGTGGCCGTGCATTTCGCAAAAGTCCGGTTTTCTCCGACAGCCACCTGGGAGATGGTGGAGATTCAACTCCTGAGAACTGCAGAAGTCCGGTGTTCGGCCGGAATTCTCCGCCTGCGGCCAGTCCGAGTCCCTGCAGACTCCAAGTCCACAACTGTAACTCAAAATTCGATTTCTCATCTCAGGAGAGTGTAACATCTGTGGTGAGATCCACTTCCAGTCGGTCTCAGAGTCCAGTTTTTCCAAAAAACCCTGCAGAAATATCAGCAACCTGTAGAAGTCCAGGATCCTCTAGCAGCACTGAAGGAGAAGCCGAGCACCTTCGAAGTAGAAGTCCCGTGTTTGACAGGACTGAACGACTCCCACGGACTTGTCTGGACATGCAGAAGCACTCCATGAAAGAG GCTGTTCTGATAAATCCTGTCGGGCTGAACCAGCCGTCCCTCTCAG GTCGTACTGctgagaagctggaggaagaatccagacatgcagagcagcagctgagcagcaacatGACACTCCTGTGGTCcgatgaagatgaagacatCACG CAGGTAGGTTCTCCAAGCCCGGTCTTTCCAGATGAGATGCCTGTCCACCGGGCAGAAGAACAGTccaccaccctcaaccaccTGCCTGGAACTTCTGCAGGACCATCACCAATAATCCGCGG ATTCTCGTTGTCCACCGAACAAGGTCAGAATTTCACAGCTGCAAAGGAGACAATCGGCAGGCAGGAAACAGCCAGCAAGGCGCCCGAGTGTGCAGGCAGCTCGACAGTGCACTACTACTGGGGGGTTCCGTTTTGTCCCCGAGGTCTGGACCCTGACAGCTACACACGG GTGATCCTGGCTCAGATGGAGGTTTACGAGAAGAGTCTGAAACAGGCGCAGAGGGGTCTGCCGAGAAAAGCTGAGTGGGGGGAGGCCATCTTACCCCAGCCAGAG ACGTCCCCTCAGTCGACTCATCAATCATCTGCTGATTCACCCCAAGACGATTTTTCCAGAAG GCGCGTTCTCCGACTGAGGAGTAAGAAGCCGTGTGAGGCCGGCGACACTAATGCggaggggggggaaggagggggcaACGAAGGCGAGGCTGAATATGAGCCACCGGAGAAGAGAGACGAGGAAGACGGAGGGCTGATGGACACTGATGACTGCCGCGTTTGTCCAG AGACGCAGCTGAGCGACATGCATGACGACAGGACGCAAGACGTGATCGTGGTCGCCGACGCTGCAGCACAG CTTCCATCTAAAAGCCCCGATCTGCTGGACGTTGACATGATCCTGCAGGACGATTCCACGGCCGCTgatgagcagctgaaggaggctgaCATTGACG CTCTGTTGGAGAGCAGTTCAGAGGAAGACGTCTTAGATAGggggaagacagaggaggacgtggagatggacgACTTGGGAGACGGAGCACTGCGGAGGGCGACGTCCCCCGAGCCAGATCTGCCCGTCACCTGTCAGGCCAGGGAACCCGGCGTAAACTGTCCCATGTGTCAGAGGTCGTACCCGATGACGGAGATCGAGGTCCACGCTGCGTACTGCGACGGTGAGGAAACCACCCAAGACAGGCCGGAACCTGACTTCCACCAAG CGTCATTGAAGCCACGGAGGAAGAGGGCgcggaaggaggaggaagagctcgcCGAGTCGTGCAGCACCGTCAG AGAGAAATGTTACATCTGCCAGGCTGTGGTCCCCCTGAGAGACTATGGCAAACACACAGAACTCTGCATCCAGCAATCAAAG ACGGAAAATCTGCTGTCAGCTCTGGACAAAACAGAGAGTAGAGACTCAG AGGCGAGACCAAGTGGATCCAAACTCCAGCCTGG gTATGTCATCGACCTGCTgaatgatgacgacgatgatgatgtgGCGGAGGAGGCTGACGAAAGAGCAGTCAGAATCAGCAACTCCCCCATCAGGTCCTTCACTCCCATCTCTGAGGCCACCGACTGTCTCATCGACTTCAGGAAGCAACAACGTTCCAGGAAGCTGAACCGCAGGCGGAGGTGA
- the uimc1 gene encoding BRCA1-A complex subunit RAP80 isoform X2, whose product MRNEGVKDAFDIPAGDRSEDEVLDTRDDSGKPPSSRLSPMTLREKCKQERQNNSRPNEMTEEEMIDLALNLSEQEANIVAIRRQKEEEEAMMKAIRESMRPQNQLCPFQSQSLLDETAAPSMICPRRKLWYSNGNSTSAVSQGASGDICTPKEQRRGTKRSTDESTMSRKRKRKEGSPLLEMPDLPPTQKIYSQTSPSSSDVPDLQLDSLEGSELTQIEECPLQKSPIFPSSYFKAEVHVPRLSQDLLQTCVSSGFVWCSQDSSPLKSLPAQLGSPTFPKSPERSSGRAFRKSPVFSDSHLGDGGDSTPENCRSPVFGRNSPPAASPSPCRLQVHNCNSKFDFSSQESVTSVVRSTSSRSQSPVFPKNPAEISATCRSPGSSSSTEGEAEHLRSRSPVFDRTERLPRTCLDMQKHSMKEAVLINPVGLNQPSLSGRTAEKLEEESRHAEQQLSSNMTLLWSDEDEDITVGSPSPVFPDEMPVHRAEEQSTTLNHLPGTSAGPSPIIRGFSLSTEQGQNFTAAKETIGRQETASKAPECAGSSTVHYYWGVPFCPRGLDPDSYTRVILAQMEVYEKSLKQAQRGLPRKAEWGEAILPQPETSPQSTHQSSADSPQDDFSRRRVLRLRSKKPCEAGDTNAEGGEGGGNEGEAEYEPPEKRDEEDGGLMDTDDCRVCPETQLSDMHDDRTQDVIVVADAAAQLPSKSPDLLDVDMILQDDSTAADEQLKEADIDALLESSSEEDVLDRGKTEEDVEMDDLGDGALRRATSPEPDLPVTCQAREPGVNCPMCQRSYPMTEIEVHAAYCDGEETTQDRPEPDFHQASLKPRRKRARKEEEELAESCSTVSNREKCYICQAVVPLRDYGKHTELCIQQSKTENLLSALDKTESRDSEARPSGSKLQPGYVIDLLNDDDDDDVAEEADERAVRISNSPIRSFTPISEATDCLIDFRKQQRSRKLNRRRR is encoded by the exons ATGAGGAATGAAGGAGTCAAGGATGCCTTTGACATCCCTGCTGGAGACCGATCGGAGGATGAAGTGCTGGACACCAGAGATGACAGT GGCAAGCCGCCGTCATCGCGTCTGTCACCCATGACATTGAGAGAAAAATGCAAACAAGAGAGACAGAACAACTCCAGACCTAACG agatgactgaagaggagaTGATAGACTTGGCTCTTAATCTGAGTGAACAGGAAGCCAATATCGTAGCAATCAGACggcagaaagaagaagaggaggccaTGATGAAAGCCATCCGGGAGAGT ATGAGACCGCAGAATCAGCTGTGTCCATTTCAAAGTCAGAGCCTGCTGGATGAAACAGCCGCTCCCTCCATGATCTGCCCTCGAAGGAAACTCTGGTACTCAAATGGAAATTCAACATCAGCCGTCAGTCAGGGGGCATCAGGGGACATCTGCACACCAAAGGAGCAGAGACGAG GAACAAAACGCAGCACAGATGAAAGTACAATGAGTCGAAAGCGTAAAAGGAAAGAGGGAAGTCCTCTGCTGGAAATGCCAGATTTGCCTCCAACTCAGAAAATCTACTCGCAGACTTCACCAAGCAGTTCCGACGTCccggacctgcagctggactcACTGGAG GGCTCTGAATTGACCCAGATCGAGGAGTGTCCCCTCCAGAAATCCCCCATCTTCCCCTCATCTTACTTCAAAGCCGAGGTTCACGTCCCCCGCCTGAgccaggacctgctgcagactTGTGTGAGCTCAGGGTTTGTGTGGTGTTCTCAGGACAGTTCTCCTCTGAAGTCTTTACCTGCTCAGCTCGGCAGCCCCACATTTCCCAAAAGCCCTGAACGCAGCAGTGGCCGTGCATTTCGCAAAAGTCCGGTTTTCTCCGACAGCCACCTGGGAGATGGTGGAGATTCAACTCCTGAGAACTGCAGAAGTCCGGTGTTCGGCCGGAATTCTCCGCCTGCGGCCAGTCCGAGTCCCTGCAGACTCCAAGTCCACAACTGTAACTCAAAATTCGATTTCTCATCTCAGGAGAGTGTAACATCTGTGGTGAGATCCACTTCCAGTCGGTCTCAGAGTCCAGTTTTTCCAAAAAACCCTGCAGAAATATCAGCAACCTGTAGAAGTCCAGGATCCTCTAGCAGCACTGAAGGAGAAGCCGAGCACCTTCGAAGTAGAAGTCCCGTGTTTGACAGGACTGAACGACTCCCACGGACTTGTCTGGACATGCAGAAGCACTCCATGAAAGAG GCTGTTCTGATAAATCCTGTCGGGCTGAACCAGCCGTCCCTCTCAG GTCGTACTGctgagaagctggaggaagaatccagacatgcagagcagcagctgagcagcaacatGACACTCCTGTGGTCcgatgaagatgaagacatCACG GTAGGTTCTCCAAGCCCGGTCTTTCCAGATGAGATGCCTGTCCACCGGGCAGAAGAACAGTccaccaccctcaaccaccTGCCTGGAACTTCTGCAGGACCATCACCAATAATCCGCGG ATTCTCGTTGTCCACCGAACAAGGTCAGAATTTCACAGCTGCAAAGGAGACAATCGGCAGGCAGGAAACAGCCAGCAAGGCGCCCGAGTGTGCAGGCAGCTCGACAGTGCACTACTACTGGGGGGTTCCGTTTTGTCCCCGAGGTCTGGACCCTGACAGCTACACACGG GTGATCCTGGCTCAGATGGAGGTTTACGAGAAGAGTCTGAAACAGGCGCAGAGGGGTCTGCCGAGAAAAGCTGAGTGGGGGGAGGCCATCTTACCCCAGCCAGAG ACGTCCCCTCAGTCGACTCATCAATCATCTGCTGATTCACCCCAAGACGATTTTTCCAGAAG GCGCGTTCTCCGACTGAGGAGTAAGAAGCCGTGTGAGGCCGGCGACACTAATGCggaggggggggaaggagggggcaACGAAGGCGAGGCTGAATATGAGCCACCGGAGAAGAGAGACGAGGAAGACGGAGGGCTGATGGACACTGATGACTGCCGCGTTTGTCCAG AGACGCAGCTGAGCGACATGCATGACGACAGGACGCAAGACGTGATCGTGGTCGCCGACGCTGCAGCACAG CTTCCATCTAAAAGCCCCGATCTGCTGGACGTTGACATGATCCTGCAGGACGATTCCACGGCCGCTgatgagcagctgaaggaggctgaCATTGACG CTCTGTTGGAGAGCAGTTCAGAGGAAGACGTCTTAGATAGggggaagacagaggaggacgtggagatggacgACTTGGGAGACGGAGCACTGCGGAGGGCGACGTCCCCCGAGCCAGATCTGCCCGTCACCTGTCAGGCCAGGGAACCCGGCGTAAACTGTCCCATGTGTCAGAGGTCGTACCCGATGACGGAGATCGAGGTCCACGCTGCGTACTGCGACGGTGAGGAAACCACCCAAGACAGGCCGGAACCTGACTTCCACCAAG CGTCATTGAAGCCACGGAGGAAGAGGGCgcggaaggaggaggaagagctcgcCGAGTCGTGCAGCACCGTCAG CAACAGAGAGAAATGTTACATCTGCCAGGCTGTGGTCCCCCTGAGAGACTATGGCAAACACACAGAACTCTGCATCCAGCAATCAAAG ACGGAAAATCTGCTGTCAGCTCTGGACAAAACAGAGAGTAGAGACTCAG AGGCGAGACCAAGTGGATCCAAACTCCAGCCTGG gTATGTCATCGACCTGCTgaatgatgacgacgatgatgatgtgGCGGAGGAGGCTGACGAAAGAGCAGTCAGAATCAGCAACTCCCCCATCAGGTCCTTCACTCCCATCTCTGAGGCCACCGACTGTCTCATCGACTTCAGGAAGCAACAACGTTCCAGGAAGCTGAACCGCAGGCGGAGGTGA
- the uimc1 gene encoding uncharacterized protein uimc1 isoform X1, with translation MRNEGVKDAFDIPAGDRSEDEVLDTRDDSGKPPSSRLSPMTLREKCKQERQNNSRPNEMTEEEMIDLALNLSEQEANIVAIRRQKEEEEAMMKAIRESMRPQNQLCPFQSQSLLDETAAPSMICPRRKLWYSNGNSTSAVSQGASGDICTPKEQRRGTKRSTDESTMSRKRKRKEGSPLLEMPDLPPTQKIYSQTSPSSSDVPDLQLDSLEGSELTQIEECPLQKSPIFPSSYFKAEVHVPRLSQDLLQTCVSSGFVWCSQDSSPLKSLPAQLGSPTFPKSPERSSGRAFRKSPVFSDSHLGDGGDSTPENCRSPVFGRNSPPAASPSPCRLQVHNCNSKFDFSSQESVTSVVRSTSSRSQSPVFPKNPAEISATCRSPGSSSSTEGEAEHLRSRSPVFDRTERLPRTCLDMQKHSMKEAVLINPVGLNQPSLSGRTAEKLEEESRHAEQQLSSNMTLLWSDEDEDITQVGSPSPVFPDEMPVHRAEEQSTTLNHLPGTSAGPSPIIRGFSLSTEQGQNFTAAKETIGRQETASKAPECAGSSTVHYYWGVPFCPRGLDPDSYTRVILAQMEVYEKSLKQAQRGLPRKAEWGEAILPQPETSPQSTHQSSADSPQDDFSRRRVLRLRSKKPCEAGDTNAEGGEGGGNEGEAEYEPPEKRDEEDGGLMDTDDCRVCPETQLSDMHDDRTQDVIVVADAAAQLPSKSPDLLDVDMILQDDSTAADEQLKEADIDALLESSSEEDVLDRGKTEEDVEMDDLGDGALRRATSPEPDLPVTCQAREPGVNCPMCQRSYPMTEIEVHAAYCDGEETTQDRPEPDFHQASLKPRRKRARKEEEELAESCSTVSNREKCYICQAVVPLRDYGKHTELCIQQSKTENLLSALDKTESRDSEARPSGSKLQPGYVIDLLNDDDDDDVAEEADERAVRISNSPIRSFTPISEATDCLIDFRKQQRSRKLNRRRR, from the exons ATGAGGAATGAAGGAGTCAAGGATGCCTTTGACATCCCTGCTGGAGACCGATCGGAGGATGAAGTGCTGGACACCAGAGATGACAGT GGCAAGCCGCCGTCATCGCGTCTGTCACCCATGACATTGAGAGAAAAATGCAAACAAGAGAGACAGAACAACTCCAGACCTAACG agatgactgaagaggagaTGATAGACTTGGCTCTTAATCTGAGTGAACAGGAAGCCAATATCGTAGCAATCAGACggcagaaagaagaagaggaggccaTGATGAAAGCCATCCGGGAGAGT ATGAGACCGCAGAATCAGCTGTGTCCATTTCAAAGTCAGAGCCTGCTGGATGAAACAGCCGCTCCCTCCATGATCTGCCCTCGAAGGAAACTCTGGTACTCAAATGGAAATTCAACATCAGCCGTCAGTCAGGGGGCATCAGGGGACATCTGCACACCAAAGGAGCAGAGACGAG GAACAAAACGCAGCACAGATGAAAGTACAATGAGTCGAAAGCGTAAAAGGAAAGAGGGAAGTCCTCTGCTGGAAATGCCAGATTTGCCTCCAACTCAGAAAATCTACTCGCAGACTTCACCAAGCAGTTCCGACGTCccggacctgcagctggactcACTGGAG GGCTCTGAATTGACCCAGATCGAGGAGTGTCCCCTCCAGAAATCCCCCATCTTCCCCTCATCTTACTTCAAAGCCGAGGTTCACGTCCCCCGCCTGAgccaggacctgctgcagactTGTGTGAGCTCAGGGTTTGTGTGGTGTTCTCAGGACAGTTCTCCTCTGAAGTCTTTACCTGCTCAGCTCGGCAGCCCCACATTTCCCAAAAGCCCTGAACGCAGCAGTGGCCGTGCATTTCGCAAAAGTCCGGTTTTCTCCGACAGCCACCTGGGAGATGGTGGAGATTCAACTCCTGAGAACTGCAGAAGTCCGGTGTTCGGCCGGAATTCTCCGCCTGCGGCCAGTCCGAGTCCCTGCAGACTCCAAGTCCACAACTGTAACTCAAAATTCGATTTCTCATCTCAGGAGAGTGTAACATCTGTGGTGAGATCCACTTCCAGTCGGTCTCAGAGTCCAGTTTTTCCAAAAAACCCTGCAGAAATATCAGCAACCTGTAGAAGTCCAGGATCCTCTAGCAGCACTGAAGGAGAAGCCGAGCACCTTCGAAGTAGAAGTCCCGTGTTTGACAGGACTGAACGACTCCCACGGACTTGTCTGGACATGCAGAAGCACTCCATGAAAGAG GCTGTTCTGATAAATCCTGTCGGGCTGAACCAGCCGTCCCTCTCAG GTCGTACTGctgagaagctggaggaagaatccagacatgcagagcagcagctgagcagcaacatGACACTCCTGTGGTCcgatgaagatgaagacatCACG CAGGTAGGTTCTCCAAGCCCGGTCTTTCCAGATGAGATGCCTGTCCACCGGGCAGAAGAACAGTccaccaccctcaaccaccTGCCTGGAACTTCTGCAGGACCATCACCAATAATCCGCGG ATTCTCGTTGTCCACCGAACAAGGTCAGAATTTCACAGCTGCAAAGGAGACAATCGGCAGGCAGGAAACAGCCAGCAAGGCGCCCGAGTGTGCAGGCAGCTCGACAGTGCACTACTACTGGGGGGTTCCGTTTTGTCCCCGAGGTCTGGACCCTGACAGCTACACACGG GTGATCCTGGCTCAGATGGAGGTTTACGAGAAGAGTCTGAAACAGGCGCAGAGGGGTCTGCCGAGAAAAGCTGAGTGGGGGGAGGCCATCTTACCCCAGCCAGAG ACGTCCCCTCAGTCGACTCATCAATCATCTGCTGATTCACCCCAAGACGATTTTTCCAGAAG GCGCGTTCTCCGACTGAGGAGTAAGAAGCCGTGTGAGGCCGGCGACACTAATGCggaggggggggaaggagggggcaACGAAGGCGAGGCTGAATATGAGCCACCGGAGAAGAGAGACGAGGAAGACGGAGGGCTGATGGACACTGATGACTGCCGCGTTTGTCCAG AGACGCAGCTGAGCGACATGCATGACGACAGGACGCAAGACGTGATCGTGGTCGCCGACGCTGCAGCACAG CTTCCATCTAAAAGCCCCGATCTGCTGGACGTTGACATGATCCTGCAGGACGATTCCACGGCCGCTgatgagcagctgaaggaggctgaCATTGACG CTCTGTTGGAGAGCAGTTCAGAGGAAGACGTCTTAGATAGggggaagacagaggaggacgtggagatggacgACTTGGGAGACGGAGCACTGCGGAGGGCGACGTCCCCCGAGCCAGATCTGCCCGTCACCTGTCAGGCCAGGGAACCCGGCGTAAACTGTCCCATGTGTCAGAGGTCGTACCCGATGACGGAGATCGAGGTCCACGCTGCGTACTGCGACGGTGAGGAAACCACCCAAGACAGGCCGGAACCTGACTTCCACCAAG CGTCATTGAAGCCACGGAGGAAGAGGGCgcggaaggaggaggaagagctcgcCGAGTCGTGCAGCACCGTCAG CAACAGAGAGAAATGTTACATCTGCCAGGCTGTGGTCCCCCTGAGAGACTATGGCAAACACACAGAACTCTGCATCCAGCAATCAAAG ACGGAAAATCTGCTGTCAGCTCTGGACAAAACAGAGAGTAGAGACTCAG AGGCGAGACCAAGTGGATCCAAACTCCAGCCTGG gTATGTCATCGACCTGCTgaatgatgacgacgatgatgatgtgGCGGAGGAGGCTGACGAAAGAGCAGTCAGAATCAGCAACTCCCCCATCAGGTCCTTCACTCCCATCTCTGAGGCCACCGACTGTCTCATCGACTTCAGGAAGCAACAACGTTCCAGGAAGCTGAACCGCAGGCGGAGGTGA
- the uimc1 gene encoding BRCA1-A complex subunit RAP80 isoform X5: protein MRNEGVKDAFDIPAGDRSEDEVLDTRDDSGKPPSSRLSPMTLREKCKQERQNNSRPNEMTEEEMIDLALNLSEQEANIVAIRRQKEEEEAMMKAIRESMRPQNQLCPFQSQSLLDETAAPSMICPRRKLWYSNGNSTSAVSQGASGDICTPKEQRRGTKRSTDESTMSRKRKRKEGSPLLEMPDLPPTQKIYSQTSPSSSDVPDLQLDSLEGSELTQIEECPLQKSPIFPSSYFKAEVHVPRLSQDLLQTCAVLINPVGLNQPSLSGRTAEKLEEESRHAEQQLSSNMTLLWSDEDEDITVGSPSPVFPDEMPVHRAEEQSTTLNHLPGTSAGPSPIIRGFSLSTEQGQNFTAAKETIGRQETASKAPECAGSSTVHYYWGVPFCPRGLDPDSYTRVILAQMEVYEKSLKQAQRGLPRKAEWGEAILPQPETSPQSTHQSSADSPQDDFSRRRVLRLRSKKPCEAGDTNAEGGEGGGNEGEAEYEPPEKRDEEDGGLMDTDDCRVCPETQLSDMHDDRTQDVIVVADAAAQLPSKSPDLLDVDMILQDDSTAADEQLKEADIDALLESSSEEDVLDRGKTEEDVEMDDLGDGALRRATSPEPDLPVTCQAREPGVNCPMCQRSYPMTEIEVHAAYCDGEETTQDRPEPDFHQASLKPRRKRARKEEEELAESCSTVSNREKCYICQAVVPLRDYGKHTELCIQQSKTENLLSALDKTESRDSEARPSGSKLQPGYVIDLLNDDDDDDVAEEADERAVRISNSPIRSFTPISEATDCLIDFRKQQRSRKLNRRRR, encoded by the exons ATGAGGAATGAAGGAGTCAAGGATGCCTTTGACATCCCTGCTGGAGACCGATCGGAGGATGAAGTGCTGGACACCAGAGATGACAGT GGCAAGCCGCCGTCATCGCGTCTGTCACCCATGACATTGAGAGAAAAATGCAAACAAGAGAGACAGAACAACTCCAGACCTAACG agatgactgaagaggagaTGATAGACTTGGCTCTTAATCTGAGTGAACAGGAAGCCAATATCGTAGCAATCAGACggcagaaagaagaagaggaggccaTGATGAAAGCCATCCGGGAGAGT ATGAGACCGCAGAATCAGCTGTGTCCATTTCAAAGTCAGAGCCTGCTGGATGAAACAGCCGCTCCCTCCATGATCTGCCCTCGAAGGAAACTCTGGTACTCAAATGGAAATTCAACATCAGCCGTCAGTCAGGGGGCATCAGGGGACATCTGCACACCAAAGGAGCAGAGACGAG GAACAAAACGCAGCACAGATGAAAGTACAATGAGTCGAAAGCGTAAAAGGAAAGAGGGAAGTCCTCTGCTGGAAATGCCAGATTTGCCTCCAACTCAGAAAATCTACTCGCAGACTTCACCAAGCAGTTCCGACGTCccggacctgcagctggactcACTGGAG GGCTCTGAATTGACCCAGATCGAGGAGTGTCCCCTCCAGAAATCCCCCATCTTCCCCTCATCTTACTTCAAAGCCGAGGTTCACGTCCCCCGCCTGAgccaggacctgctgcagactTGT GCTGTTCTGATAAATCCTGTCGGGCTGAACCAGCCGTCCCTCTCAG GTCGTACTGctgagaagctggaggaagaatccagacatgcagagcagcagctgagcagcaacatGACACTCCTGTGGTCcgatgaagatgaagacatCACG GTAGGTTCTCCAAGCCCGGTCTTTCCAGATGAGATGCCTGTCCACCGGGCAGAAGAACAGTccaccaccctcaaccaccTGCCTGGAACTTCTGCAGGACCATCACCAATAATCCGCGG ATTCTCGTTGTCCACCGAACAAGGTCAGAATTTCACAGCTGCAAAGGAGACAATCGGCAGGCAGGAAACAGCCAGCAAGGCGCCCGAGTGTGCAGGCAGCTCGACAGTGCACTACTACTGGGGGGTTCCGTTTTGTCCCCGAGGTCTGGACCCTGACAGCTACACACGG GTGATCCTGGCTCAGATGGAGGTTTACGAGAAGAGTCTGAAACAGGCGCAGAGGGGTCTGCCGAGAAAAGCTGAGTGGGGGGAGGCCATCTTACCCCAGCCAGAG ACGTCCCCTCAGTCGACTCATCAATCATCTGCTGATTCACCCCAAGACGATTTTTCCAGAAG GCGCGTTCTCCGACTGAGGAGTAAGAAGCCGTGTGAGGCCGGCGACACTAATGCggaggggggggaaggagggggcaACGAAGGCGAGGCTGAATATGAGCCACCGGAGAAGAGAGACGAGGAAGACGGAGGGCTGATGGACACTGATGACTGCCGCGTTTGTCCAG AGACGCAGCTGAGCGACATGCATGACGACAGGACGCAAGACGTGATCGTGGTCGCCGACGCTGCAGCACAG CTTCCATCTAAAAGCCCCGATCTGCTGGACGTTGACATGATCCTGCAGGACGATTCCACGGCCGCTgatgagcagctgaaggaggctgaCATTGACG CTCTGTTGGAGAGCAGTTCAGAGGAAGACGTCTTAGATAGggggaagacagaggaggacgtggagatggacgACTTGGGAGACGGAGCACTGCGGAGGGCGACGTCCCCCGAGCCAGATCTGCCCGTCACCTGTCAGGCCAGGGAACCCGGCGTAAACTGTCCCATGTGTCAGAGGTCGTACCCGATGACGGAGATCGAGGTCCACGCTGCGTACTGCGACGGTGAGGAAACCACCCAAGACAGGCCGGAACCTGACTTCCACCAAG CGTCATTGAAGCCACGGAGGAAGAGGGCgcggaaggaggaggaagagctcgcCGAGTCGTGCAGCACCGTCAG CAACAGAGAGAAATGTTACATCTGCCAGGCTGTGGTCCCCCTGAGAGACTATGGCAAACACACAGAACTCTGCATCCAGCAATCAAAG ACGGAAAATCTGCTGTCAGCTCTGGACAAAACAGAGAGTAGAGACTCAG AGGCGAGACCAAGTGGATCCAAACTCCAGCCTGG gTATGTCATCGACCTGCTgaatgatgacgacgatgatgatgtgGCGGAGGAGGCTGACGAAAGAGCAGTCAGAATCAGCAACTCCCCCATCAGGTCCTTCACTCCCATCTCTGAGGCCACCGACTGTCTCATCGACTTCAGGAAGCAACAACGTTCCAGGAAGCTGAACCGCAGGCGGAGGTGA